The Pseudomonas sp. FP198 genomic interval TGCGGGCCTCATCAGTTCGTTGTCTGGCGCAGCAGCATGGTGCCGTCGCGCTGGGTAAATTCAAGTTTGTTCAGGGCGCTCATGCCCAACAGCACTTGCGTGCCTTCCAGGCCTGGCGCCACCAGGGCACGGACATCGCGCAACACGATGTCACCCAATTGCAGCCGGTCGATGCGGGTGCGGTAGCCCTCGCTCAAACCATTGGCGGTGCTCAACCTCACGCCAGGACCTTTTTCCAGCTTGAGGCGCTCGGCCAATTCCTGCGGGATCGCCACGTCGGTGGCACCGGTGTCGAGCATGAAATCCACCGGCTGGCCGTTGATCTGGCCGCTGGCGACAAAATGCCCCTGCCGGTTGCCGACCAGCTTCACCTCGATAAAACCTTCGCCCTTCTGCGAATGCACCTCGGCATTGGGGTTGAGCTCACGCTGTTCCCACTGGGCAAAAAACCGCGTTGCCAGAAATAGCGCCGCGCACCAGGCCAGGATCATCAGTACCCGGCCGGCGCGCTTGCCCGGTGGCTGCTGGCTCATGGCGCGGCACCCCAGCCACCCTCGGGCGCGGCGAAGCGCCAGATAACCGGCCGCCGCTCGCCGTCAGCCCGCGCACCGTCGTTGTTGTCCACGCCGATCCAGGCGCCGTCGGCGTCAACGATGAGCGCTTCGACCAGGCCGAAGGGCTGTGGATAACGGCGCTGTTCCTGCAATGCCTCTGCCGCAAACGACCAGCAGCGCTCGACCTTGGCGGTCTGCGGGTCACGCCGGCAGATCTGGTAGGCGTTTCGCTCCAGGGTAAACAGCTTGCCGTTGAACAATGACAGATCGGCGAAATCCCGGGAAACCGCCTTGGCCTTGGGAAACTGCGCCGGCTGCATCTCTTGCCCCGCTTCGCTCAACAATACGCAATTGCCGTCGCAGTCCCACACCGTTTGCTGGCGCTTGAGCAACACCAGGCCACGACGCTCCCGTTCGGCGGCCAGCCATAGCTGATCGCCGGCCGGGTTGACCGCCACGCCTTCGAACAGGGCATTAAAATGCAGCAGCATGCCGCTGCCCCGGGCCTGGCGGAGCATGGTCGGGGTGATTTTCAGCCAGGACGCTTCGCCTGCCGGCGATATTCTCAGCACGGCGGCGTGGGACTCACTGACCACATAACGCTGACCGGCGCTGTCGCAACTGATGCCTTCGTAGTCCAGTTCGCCACCGCGCACGAACGACGCCGCCCAGGTCCGCGACTGCAAGCCCCAAGGCAAATCATTCTCCGGCACGGCCGGCACCTCGATACCGACGGCCTCGGCCTGCCAGGCCCGGGCATCGGAGGGTTGGAGCCGATAAATCCGCTCATCGTCGCGATCGGATACCGTCCACATCTCGTTGCCACACAGGGCCAGCCCGGACAGATTGCCGCCGCGCATGCCATCGACGACATGCTCGGACAGCAACTTCAGTTCCGGCGCTGGCGCTGCGACTACCACCCCCGCCCACAGCAACAACGCCAGGGCGAAACCGTTGCGCATCAGGCCAGGACCTCGGCCAGATCACCCTTGGATTCAAGCCAGTTCTTGCGGTCGCCGGCGCGTTTTTTCGCCAGCAACATGTCCATCATTTCCGACGTTGCTTCGAAATCATCCAGGGTCAACTGCACCAGCCGACGGGTGTTCGGGTCCATGGTGGTTTCGCGCAACTGCGGCGGGTTCATCTCGCCCAGGCCCTTGAATCGGGTGACCTGTGGCTTGCCGCGTTTCTTTTCGGCCACCAGCCGATCAAGGATGCCGTCGCGCTCGGCTTCATCCAGGGCGTAGTAGATCTCCTTGCCCAGGTCGATACGGTACAACGGCGGCATCGCCACATAGACGTGACCGGCATCCACCAGCGGGCGGAAATGCTGGACGAACAAGGCGCAGAGCAAGGTGGCGATGTGCAGGCCGTCGGAGTCGGCGTCGGCGAGGATGCAGATCTTGCCGTAACGCAGCTGGCTCATGTCCTCGGCGCCCGGATCGACGCCGATGGCCACCGCGATGTTATGCACTTCCTGACTGGCCAGCACTTCGCTGCCGTCGACTTCCCAAGTGTTGAGGATCTTGCCCCGCAGCGGCAGGATCGCCTGGAACTCCTTGTCTCGCGCCTGCTTGGCCGAGCCGCCGGCGGAGTCACCTTCCACCAGGAACAGCTCGGAACGCATCGGGTCCTGCCCGGCACAATCGGCGAGCTTGCCCGGCAGTGCCGGCCCCTGGGTGATGCGCTTGCGCTCGACCTTCTTGCTTGCCTTGAGGCGACGGCCGGCGTTGCTGATCGCCAGTTCGGCGAGGGCCAGGCCAGTTTCCGGGTTGGCGTTGAGCCACAGGCTGAACGCATCCTTGACCACCCCGGAGACAAACGCAGCCGCCTCGCGGGACGACAGGCGCTCCTTGGTCTGGCCGGAGAATTGCGGCTCCTGCATCTTCATCGACAATACGAAGGCGATGCGCTCCCAGACGTCTTCCGGCGCCAGCTTGACGCCACGGGGCAGCAGGTTACGGAATTCGCAGAACTCGCGCATCGCATCGAGCAGGCCCTGGCGCAAGCCGTTGACGTGGGTGCCGCCCTGGGCGGTGGGGATCAGGTTGACGTAGCTTTCCTGGACGCTTTCGCCGCCCTCGGGCAGCCACAGCAGCGCCCAGTCCACGGCTTCCTTGTTACCGGCCAGGCTGCCGCAGAACGGCTCGTTGGGCAGGCGCTCGAAACCATTGACCGCATCGACCAGGTACGAGCGCAGGCCGTCCTCGTAGTGCCATTCGACCTTCTCGCCGGTGGCCTTGTCCTCGAAACTCACCAGCAGCCCCGGGCACAACACCGCCTTGGCCTTGAGGACGTGCTTGAGGCGAGTGACGGAAAACTTCGGTGAATCGAAATACTTCGGGTCCGGCGCGAAATACACGCTGGTGCCGGTGTTGCGCTTGCCGACGGTGCCGACCACTTCCAGCTCGGTGGCCTTGTAGCCGTCGGCAAAGGTCATCTGGTATTCGTTGCCGTCACGCTTGACCCGCACCCGCACCTGGGTCGACAAGGCGTTGACCACGGAAATACCCACCCCGTGCAGGCCGCCGGAGAACTGGTAGTTCTTGTTGGAAAACTTGCCGCCGGCGTGGAGCTTGGTGAGGATCAGCTCGACGCCCGACACACCCTCTTCAGGGTGAATGTCCACTGGCATGCCGCGGCCGTCATCGCTGACTTCCAATGAATGATCGGCGTGCAGGATGACCTGCACCGACTTCGCGTGCCCGGCCAAGGCTTCGTCGACGCTGTTGTCGATGACTTCCTGGGCGAGGTGATTCGGCCGACTGGTGTCGGTGTACATGCCGGGGCGCTTGCGCACCGGGTCGAGGCCCGAGAGGACTTCGATGGCGTCTGCGTTATAGGAGCTAGCGCTGGGAGTGGCCATGGGGTCTCGTCGTCAGTGTTCAGTGAAATAGAGGCAATGGTTCACAGTGAGGTGAAGTCGATCGCCTGGTACAAATCGGCGCCAATGCCGGCAAAACTCAACAGCGCCGGCAACTGCTGGGCAAACCCTTGGAAACTGTGGTCGCCGCCGGCCTGGATACGCAATGCGCAGGCACGGTAATACTGCTGGGCGTGGCGATAATCCAGCGTTTCGTCACCGGTTTGCAACCATACCTGAAACCGCTGCGGATCCCGGGGCGCCGGCACTTCCAGCTCGGCCAGGGCCGTCACGTGGTCGTGGGTCAACTCCCAGGTCTCGTCGGTGTACAAATTCTTCTGCGTGCCCAGATAACCGTCGAACATCCGATGCGGACTGACCGCCGGATTGACCAACAGGGCCTTGAGGCCGTGGCGCTCGGCCAAGTGAGTCGCATAGTAGCCGCCGAGCGAGCTGCCGACCAGCAGCGGCCGCCCCAGTTCTGTGATCGCCTGCTCCAACTGAGCAATCGCCTCGCGCGGATGGTGATGCAAGGCCGGCACCCGCAACTGGTCGCCCAGCCCGAGGCGCGTCATCACTTCGGTCAGTTGACAGGCCTTGGTCGACGCCGGGGCGCTGTTGAAGCCATGGATATAAAGGATCGAACCCGACATGGGCAACTCCCTGGGTGCTGGGCAAAGGCCGGAGTTTACAGGGAGTTTGTGGAAGTTGGGCGGTTTCGAATACCCCTCCGTCTTCGTGGCGAGGGAGCTTGCTCCCGCTGGGCTACGCAGTAGCCCCTGGAGCAGCAACGCCCGTTCCGACTGATAGAACACGGTGCCCGGTCTTGGGCCTGCTTCGCAGGCCAGCGGGAGCAAGCTCCCTCGCCACGGGGGGCTTTGTCAGCCGTTAAAATTTCATTGTCTCGGCTCGACAATGTCCAGCGCCCGATTCGCCAACAACTCACTGAGCTCGATCATCTGCTGGACACCGAACGCGAAATGCCGGTTCGAACCTTCCAGATTGAAGGCCAGGTCGCTGAGCATGGCGTTGGCAGAAGCCAGGGTTTCGCTGAGGTTGGCCAGTACACACTCGGCGTCAGCGCTTTGCACGACGGAGAACAAGTGGTCTTTGGCTTCTGGTTTTGGGTCGAGATGGGAGTTGCGGACGCGCTCGGCGGCTTCGTCGGGATTTTGCGGATTGTCTTCAGCGCGGGCTGACGAGGGGGTTGCTTCTGGGGGTTGGGCGTGGCTTTGAACATGGTGCAGTTCCTTTTTTCCGTAGGGGAACCGCCATCTCCCGTTTCCAGGCGAGAGGGTGGCAGCTATGCGCGGGCTGGAAAACCGGAGTAAAGGAGCAAAACCCGGCAGACTCGAAAGTCTCCCGCGCACAGCCGCCATAACGCAGAACTGCACACGCAAAAAAAGCGCTGCAGTATCTCATGTGGTGCGCTGAAGCGTCCTTACTATCGGGTTTCCAGGCCCGGCCGCTGAATTTTGCAGCGACGGGAAAAGACTAGCGACACCCCTTCCCACCCGGCAACCGCCAGCACTCGTCGGAAAAATCCGCTTGCGTCAGAAAGGTCTTCCGACCGCTCCCACAACCCTGGCAGGCTGCCGCCCGCCATCGCGAGCAAGCTCGCTCCCACACGAATCCGTGGTCATTATGATTTTCCGGCACAGCAAAAATCCCCCTGTGGGAGCGAGTCTGCTCGCGAAAGCGGTGGGTCAGCTTGCATCGGCATTGAATGTGCCGCCGCCTTCGCGAGCAGGCTCGCTCCCACATTGAAACCGGCGCCCCTCGCGAGAATCAGGCCGGCTGCCAGGCCGCCTCGCTTTAGACCTTGATCTTGATCTTGATCTTGATCTGAGACGCCCCGTTAACCACGCTGGCCGAACGCAGGCATTGTGCAGTGGGCATCCCGGCATGGATGCCGGGATAGCCGCGCTGGGCCAGGGACGGCCCTTCGCGGCGGGCCCACGGAGCAATGCCGGAGTGAGGGCATGCCGAGCCTTGGCGAGGCACCGAGTGGTGGGGCAGAGCGTTTTTGGTTACTTTTGGCTGGTCCGGCTCCCGGCTCTTTCCAAAAGTGACCCGCCGTAAGGGCGGAACCCCAAGCAGCCGTTACCGCAGCAACGGATATCTACCCAGTCAACAAAACCCTGGTCGACTGCAAGGCCGCCATCGCGAGCAAGCTCTCACCACAGGGGACCTTGTCGGCCGTTAAAACGTCATTGTCTCGGCTCGACGATGTCCAGCGCCCGATTCGCCAACAACTCACTGAGTTCGATCATCTGCTGGACACCGAACGCGAAATGCCGGTTCGAACCTTCCAGGCTGAAGGCCAGGTCACTGAGCATGGCGTTGGCAGAGGCAAGGGTTTCGCTGAGGTTGGCCAATACACATTCGGCGTCAGCGCTTTGCACGACGGAGAATAACTGGTCTGGGGAGGGTTTCTGTTTGGCTTTGGGTTTTGGGTCGGGATAGGAGTTGAGGGCGCGCTGGGCGGTTTCATCGAGACTTTGCGGATTGTCTTCAGCGTGGGCTGACAAGTGGGTTGTTTCTGGCGGGTTGGGCGTAATCTTGGGCATGAGGGTAACTCTCGTCTACAGGTTGGAGCTGCCACATTCGTTTCCAAGCGAGGGGGTGGCAGCCGTACGCAGGTTGGAAAACCGAGGTAAACGAGCCCGGCAGACCCGAAGGTCTCCCGCGCACAGCTGCCATAACAGAAGCATGGTCAAAAAACGACCGAAGCATACGTTATGGAGAGCGCTTTCGCGCAGTTTACTTATCGGGTTTCCAAGCCCGGTCGCTGAATTTGCAGCGACGGAAAAAGACTACCGACAGCCCTTCCCACCCGGCGGAACCCCAAGCAGCCGTTACCGCAGCAATGGATATGTACCCCGGTCAACAATCCTGGCCGACTGCAAGGCCGCCATCGCGAGCAAGCTCGCTCCCACAATAGAATCGGAGTACGACCGGTAAAGATATGCCGGTTGTAAAGCCGCCTTCGCGAGCAGGCTCGCTCCCACAGTTAGGGGTCAGTCCAGCTTGATCGAACTCAGTAGCCGTTGGATCCGTAGTCAGGCGTAAACGCAAACCCAACCACCCGCTCAACCCCCGTCTCCAAGCGCCCATCCGGCAATAACCGCAACCACCGATACCCTGGCGCCTGCGAGCCCACCGCAAAATCCTCACTCGCCGGCTCAAACTGGATACAGGTCGAAGGCGAAGCCAACAAACGAACCCCATCACGCACCCGGTCTATTTCCTGATGCACATGCCCCCACAACACCGCCCGCACCTGCGGAAACCGATCCAGCACTGCAAACAGCGCCTCCGGATTGCGCAACCCGATCGGCTCCATCCACGCACAACCAATCGACACCGGATGATGATGCAGGCACACCAGATGATGCCGCTCCGGCGCCTCGCTCAAGGCATTGGCCAACAGAATCAACTGCTCCTCGGCCAAAAAACCCGGCACCGAACCCGGCACGGCTGAATCCAACAGAGTGACTCGCCAGTTGCCAATGTCCACCACCGGATCGAGCAACGTACTCTGGACCGCCGCCTCAAGCATCACCTGCGGCTCATCATGATTGCCCGGAATCCACCGCGCCGGCGCGTCGATACGCGCAGTCAGTTGCCGAAATGCCTCGTAGGATTGCAGCGTACCGTCCTGGGACAAGTCGCCGGTGGCGAGCATCAGGTCAATCTCCGGTTGCTGCTGGAGTACCAGGTCAACGACCGCCCGCAAACTGTCACGGGTGTTCATGCCCAGCAACGAAGCATCGGCCTCGGCGAACAAATGACTGTCAGACAGTTGGACCAGCAGCGCCGCGTCGGCAGTGGTCAAGCTGGATACGCTCGGCAAATCGCTTTCTCCCAGGCGCAATCACGCCGTTGCATGAAGCGGCAATTATGCTGGGGGATGATCGAAAGGGGAAACCCGCGAACCGGAACCGGTTCACAACTACCGTACGACTTCGAACTCGTGGCCCAGCGCCAGGCAATGACTCAGCCACTCGCCCAGGAACAGGTTCAACTGGGCCTTTTCGTCCGGCTGGTGCATTGACGCATTGGGGTAAGGATAGATGCCGCGAAAGCGTCGTGCATGTTCGGCGCTGACCACTTCGGCCATGCGTGCATCGTGATAGACCTGCACTTCCAGCTGCGGCACCGGCAACCAGGGCAGGCTGTGTTCCTGGCGCACTTGCAACGTGGTGGTGTAGGGACAGGTCTGCAGCACTTCCAGGGCCAGTACGCCGAGCATCTGGTCGCCGTGGGTCACGGCGATGCGGCGCGGTGCCGGGTCGTTGCGCATGTCCGGCAACAAGCGCATCAGGCGGGCGTAGTTGGCCTCGCAGGCGGCCTGCAACCCCACCAGGTCGACGCGATAACGATCGCGCAGCTTGTTCAGGACCATAGCCCCCTCACTTCATCTCGATTCAAGGCCAGCCATTGCAAGGCAATGATGCTCGCCGCGTTGCAGATACGTCCGTCGCGCACCGCTTGCAGGGCGTCTTCGAAAGGCCAGGTCTTCACGCGGATATCTTCAGCTTCTTCCAGCAGGCCATGCAGGCCGCCGGCCCCCGTACTGTCGCAACGCCCCAGGTAAAGATGCACGAACTCATTGCTGCCGCCCGGCGACGGGAAATACTTGGTCATCGGCCAGAGCGCAGCGAACACCAGCCCAGCTTCCTCCTGCGCTTCGCGATGAGCAACTTCTTCCGGTTGCTCGTCCTTGTCGATCAGACCGGCCACCAGTTCAACCAACCAGGGATTGGCGGCCTTGCCAATGGCGCCCACGCGAAACTGCTCTATCAATACCACTTCGTCACGCTGCGGATCGTAGGGCAGCACACACACCGCGTCATGACGTACAAACAGTTCACGACTGATCTCACGGCTCATACCACCGGCAAACAGCTCGTGGCGCAAGACGAGGCGGTCGAGCTTATAGAAACCCTTGAAGCAGGTTTCACGCTTGACGATGTCCACGTTGCTCGGTGTGGCGTTGGCGAAATCGGTCATGACAATCCTCGTGTGCAGTGGAACGATGCGAGGTTCCAACCTCGGCTTCGCGCCATCCTAACGCGCCCGTACCGTTTGATGCAGCCCCTTTCCACTCATCGGGATGGACGGCAGAAGGTGAAAGAACTCTAATGAGCTTAGTGGCGAACTGATTGCCCTGCCGACAGTCGAAGCGGGTAACTTTTTGCCTTTCCCTGTTTCACGAAGGACGCCCATGTCGCTTTTCAAGATTGCTTCGCTGGCCGCCATTGCCCTGATCCTGGGCGCTTGCCAGAGCCTGTTCCAACCCAATTACCGCGCCCCGCTGGAGACCACTCGCGATGCGTCGGAGCAATTACAGCCTGGCTGCGCCAGCGCCGACTGCCCGCTGGTCAACATCGACACCCTGCATTTCCCCACTGAGCCCGCGCTGGACGGGATCATCGAAAAACGTCTGCTGCAAATGACCCGCACGACCCCGGACGCCCCGGTGGCACCGACCCTGGCCGCCTATCGCGAACAGTTTCTGCGCAGCGCCGCACCGCGCAACAGCAGCTATCTGCAGGCCAAGGTACGTGAACAACATGACGGCCTGGTGATCATCGAACTGTCCAGCTACCTGGACACTAGCGGCGCTCACGGCACCCCAGGTCGCGGCTTCATCAACTATTCGCGCCAGCAGCACAAGGTGCTGGCGCTGTCGGACATGCTGTTGCCCGGCCAGGAAGAAGCCTTCTGGAAAGCCGCGCAAGTGGCCCACAACAGCTGGCTGATCAGCACCAAGCTGGATCAGGAACCGGAATTCCTGAAACAGTGGTCCTTCCAGAAAACCCCGCACATCGCGCTGACCTACGGCGGGGTGATCCTCAAATACGAAGTGAGCACCATTGCGCCGTACGCCCTGGGCCACATCGAACTGAAGATCGCCTACCCACGCCTCAACGGCATCCTCAAGCCCGAGCTGTTTCCCGGCCGTAGCTGAAAGCCCGGCCCAGCAACAGCTGCAGCAACCCTGCCAGGATCAGCGACGGCAGGGTGGCGCCGATGTCCGGATAGAAGTTGGCCAGCAGGTGGTAGGTACTCACCCCGCCCAGCCAGGCCAACAACGCCGGCCAGCGCAACGCGACTGAGCGCACCTGGCTGCTGCGCTTGCGCAGGATGAAGTGATCCACCAGCACCACGCCGAACAGCGGCGCGAACACCGAGCCGATCAGTAGCAGGAAATTCTGATACTGAGCCAGCGGCGCGAAGCAGGCGATCACGGTGCAGATGACACCAATCGCCAAGGCCAGGTGCTCGACCTTCAGCCCCGACAACATGCTCGTCGACACCGCCGCCGAGTGGATGTCGGCGAAGGCGTTTTCCGACTCGTCCAGCAGGATCAGCAGCAACGGAATACCCAACCCGGCACCGGCCAGGGCCAGCAGCAACGCATTGACCTCACCGCTCGGCGCGAACGCCAGGGTGTAGGCCACGCCGAGGCTCATCAGCCAGACGTTACCAATGAAGAACCCCACGGCCGTGCCGCCGAAGACGTTTTTGGCGCGCTTGCCGAAACGCGAGTAGTCGGCAATCAGCGGCAACCACGACAGCGGCATGGCGATGGCGATGTCAAAACCCACCGCCAGCGACATCGAACCGTCGCCGGCCTGGGCCCACAGCGCGGCGAGGTCAGCCTTGGCGAACAGGTTCCAGGTCAGCCAGATGCAAGCCGCCAGCAGCAACCAGATGCCCCATTTGCGCAGGACCCTGCGCACGAAGGTCAACGGTCCGCTGACCGCGAGCAAGGTCGCCAACGCACCGAAGAACAAGGTCCACAGCAAAGGGTTGGTGCCCAAGCTGCCTTCACTGAAGGCACGGGCGCCGAGCAGGCTGGCCGCATCGCGCATGACGATGATTTCGAACGAGCCCCAGCCAATCAGCTGCAGCAGGTTCAACACCGCCGGCACGCTCGCGCCCTTGCCGCCGAGGCTGAGCTTGAGCGCGGCCATGGCCGACAGGCCGGTGTCGCTGCCAATCACCCCGACCGCCGCCAGCAGCAGGACGCCCATCAGCGTGCCGAGGAAAATCGCCAGCAACGAACCGCTCAGGCCCAGGCCCGGCGCGAGCAAGGCGCCGACCTGCAAGACCATCAGGCCGATGCCCAGGGAGAACCACAGGGAAAACAGATCGCGGGCGCCGAAGACGCGTTTGTCCAGGGGCACGGCGGTGTCTGGGGAGTAGGTGCTGGGTTGGATGTTCACAGAGATATCTCAGGGGAGATTATTGTTTTGGGTCGCTGATGTGGCAAGGGAGCTTGCTCCCGCTGGCCTGCGTAGCAGGCCCAAAACCAGTCACCGCGTTCTGGCAGCCAGAATGGTGGTGATTGGTTTTGCGGCTGCTTCGCAGCCGAGCGGGAGCAAGCTCCCTCGCCACGGGGTGAGCGCCGCTCAGATCAGACTTTCTTGTAAAGCTGACTACCTTCCTTCTTGAACCGCTCCGCCTGCTCCGCCAGGCCTTGGGCGACGTCGACATCCACCGCTTCAATGCGCTGGTTGGCCGCGTACTCACGCACTTCCTGGGTGATTTTCATCGAGCAGAATTTCGGCCCGCACATCGAACAGAAATGCGCGACCTTGGCCGAGTCCTTCGGCAGGGTTTCGTCGTGGTACGAGCGGGCGGTGTCCGGGTCGAGGCCGAGGTTGAACTGGTCTTCCCAACGGAACTCGAACCGCGCCTTGCTCAAGGCGTTGTCACGGATCTGCGCGCCCGGATGCCCTTTGGCCAGATCGGCAGCATGCGCGGCGATTTTGTAAGTGATGATTCCCGTCTTGACGTCATCCTTGTTCGGCAGGCCGAGGTGTTCCTTCGGCGTGACGTAGCAGAGCATCGCGCACCCGAACCAGCCGATCATCGCCGCGCCGATGCCGGAGGTGATGTGATCGTAGCCCGGCGCGATGTCGGTGGTCAGCGGGCCGAGGGTGTAGAACGGCGCCTCGTCACAGCATTCCAGCTGCTTGTCCATGTTCTCCTTGATCAACTGCATCGGCACATGACCCGGGCCTTCAATCATGCATTGCACGTCGTGCTTCCAGGCGATCTTGGTCAACTCGCCGAGGGTTTCCAGCTCGCCGAACTGCGCTTCGTCATTGGCGTCGGCAATCGAGCCCGGACGCAGGCCGTCGCCCAGCGAGAAGCTGACGTCGTAGGCCTTCATGATTTCGCAGATGTCTTCGAAGTGGGTGTAGAGGAAGTTTTCCTTGTGATGCGCCAGGCACCACTTGGCCATGATCGAACCGCCACGGCTGACGATACCGGTGACGCGCTTGGCGGTCATCGGCACATAACGCAGCAACACGCCGGCATGGATGGTGAAGTAGTCGACGCCCTGCTCGGCCTGTTCGATCAGCGTGTCGCGAAACAGCTCCCAGGTCAGGTCTTCGGCCACGCCGCCGACTTTTTCCAGGGCCTGGTAGATCGGCACGGTGCCGATCGGCACCGGCGAGTTGCGGATGATCCACTCGCGGGTTTCGTGGATGTGCTTGCCGGTGGACAGGTCCATGACCGTGTCCGAACCCCAGCGGATGCCCCAGGTCAGCTTCGCCACTTCTTCTTCGATGGACGAACCCAGCGCGCTGTTGCCGATGTTGCCGTTGATCTTCACCAGGAAGTTACGGCCGATGATCATCGGTTCCAGTTCGGTGTGGTTGATGTTGGCCGGAATGATCGCGCGGCCACGGGCGATTTCGTCACGGACGAATTCCGGGGTAATGACTTTCGGCACGCTGGCGCCGAAGCTGTGACCGGCGTGTTGCTGGTCCAGCAGGCCGGCGGCGCGGGCCACTTCCAGCTTCATGTTTTCGCGGATGGCGACGTATTCCATCTCGGCGGTGATGATGCCTTGGCGCGCGTAGTGCATCTGGCTGACGTTGGCGCCCGGCTTGGCGCGACGCGGGTTGTTTACATGGGCGAAGCGCAGCTTGGTCAGCTCGGGATCGGCCAGGCGTTCCTGGCCGAAATTGGAACTCAGGCCGGCGAGACGCTCGGTGTCGCCACGGGCTTCGATCCACGGCGAGCGCACATCGGCCAGGCCCTTGCGCACATCGATGATCACGTTCGGGTCGGTGTAGGGCCCCGAGGTGTCGTACACCACCACTGGCGCGTTGATTTCGCCGCCGAAGTCGGTGGGGGTCACGT includes:
- the cytX gene encoding putative hydroxymethylpyrimidine transporter CytX, encoding MNIQPSTYSPDTAVPLDKRVFGARDLFSLWFSLGIGLMVLQVGALLAPGLGLSGSLLAIFLGTLMGVLLLAAVGVIGSDTGLSAMAALKLSLGGKGASVPAVLNLLQLIGWGSFEIIVMRDAASLLGARAFSEGSLGTNPLLWTLFFGALATLLAVSGPLTFVRRVLRKWGIWLLLAACIWLTWNLFAKADLAALWAQAGDGSMSLAVGFDIAIAMPLSWLPLIADYSRFGKRAKNVFGGTAVGFFIGNVWLMSLGVAYTLAFAPSGEVNALLLALAGAGLGIPLLLILLDESENAFADIHSAAVSTSMLSGLKVEHLALAIGVICTVIACFAPLAQYQNFLLLIGSVFAPLFGVVLVDHFILRKRSSQVRSVALRWPALLAWLGGVSTYHLLANFYPDIGATLPSLILAGLLQLLLGRAFSYGRETARA
- the thiC gene encoding phosphomethylpyrimidine synthase ThiC translates to MTTKSKNATNLSESAQVDQQSVQPFTRSQKIYVQGSRPDIRVPMREISLDVTPTDFGGEINAPVVVYDTSGPYTDPNVIIDVRKGLADVRSPWIEARGDTERLAGLSSNFGQERLADPELTKLRFAHVNNPRRAKPGANVSQMHYARQGIITAEMEYVAIRENMKLEVARAAGLLDQQHAGHSFGASVPKVITPEFVRDEIARGRAIIPANINHTELEPMIIGRNFLVKINGNIGNSALGSSIEEEVAKLTWGIRWGSDTVMDLSTGKHIHETREWIIRNSPVPIGTVPIYQALEKVGGVAEDLTWELFRDTLIEQAEQGVDYFTIHAGVLLRYVPMTAKRVTGIVSRGGSIMAKWCLAHHKENFLYTHFEDICEIMKAYDVSFSLGDGLRPGSIADANDEAQFGELETLGELTKIAWKHDVQCMIEGPGHVPMQLIKENMDKQLECCDEAPFYTLGPLTTDIAPGYDHITSGIGAAMIGWFGCAMLCYVTPKEHLGLPNKDDVKTGIITYKIAAHAADLAKGHPGAQIRDNALSKARFEFRWEDQFNLGLDPDTARSYHDETLPKDSAKVAHFCSMCGPKFCSMKITQEVREYAANQRIEAVDVDVAQGLAEQAERFKKEGSQLYKKV